The DNA window GACCGCGTCTGAACCACCCCAAGAACAACAAGGAGAGAACCCATGTTCTACCGCGAAAACGGCCAGTTCAAGACCAGCTACCGGGCCGACCAGCAGATTTTCCCGATCGCCCAGGACCGCATTGCCCTCGCCCTGCTGCTGGCCGTGGCCTTCCTGGTGGTGCCCATGCTGGCCAGCGATTATTTCTACCGCGCCATCCTGATTCCGCTGGTCATCATGTCGATGGCGGCGCTGGGCGTGAACATCCTTGTGGGCTACTGTGGCCAGATCTCGCTGGGTTCGGGCGCCTTCATGGCCGTGGGCGCTTACGGGGCCTTCAACTTCTTCGTGCGTTTCCCCGGCATGCCCTTGATTCCAGCGCTGATCCTGGGCGGCCTGTGCGCCACCTTCTTCGGCATTCTGTTCGGGCTGCCCAGCCTGCGCGTCAAAGGCCTGTACCTGGCCGTGGCCACGCTGGCCGCGCAGTTTTTCAGTGACTGGATGTTCCTGCGCATCAAGTGGTTCACCAACAACTCGGACTCGGGCTCGGTGTCAGTGAATAACCTGCAGGTTCTGGGCATGTCCATCGACAGCGCTGTGAGCAAGTACCTCTTCTGCCTGACACTGCTGGTCATCGTGGCCCTGCTGGCCAAGAACCTGGTGCGCGGCGCCATTGGCCGCGAGTGGATGGCTATCCGCGACATGGACGTAGCCGCCGCCGTGATCGGCATCCGCCCGATGTACGCAAAGCTCAGCGCCTTCGCCGTCAGCTCCTTCATCATCGGCATGGCCGGCGCGCTGTGGGCCTTTGTGCACCTGAGCGCGTGGGAACCAGCAGCCTTCTCGGTGGAAATTTCGTTCCGCCTGCTGTTCATGGTGATCATCGGCGGCATGGGCTCCATCATGGGCGCATTCTTTGGCGCGACCTTCATCGTGGTGCTGCCCATCTTCCTCAACCAGTTTCTCCCGGCACTGGCTGGCCTGTTCGGGTTCGAGATTTCCACGGCGGCCGTTTCGCACGCCGAACTGATGATCTTTGGCGCCCTGATCGTCTGGTTCCTGATCGTCGAACCCCATGGCTTGGCCAAGCTGTGGTCCATCGGCAAGCAAAAACTCCGCCTCTGGCCGTTCCCGCATTGAGGGCTGCTGCAGGAAACCACTTACACGCTATTCCTGATACCGACAGCCCTGATAGGGGCGTCCACTACGCAACTGGTATTTCCCCCGTGCTTCAACACTTTCATTCAAAGGAGACATCCATGAAGCTTTCGAAAATCGTGATTGCCGCTACTGTCGTGGTCGCAGGTGCAGCGTCGCTGTCCACCAGCGCGCTGGCGCAGGCCAAGGAGCAGTTCTTCCCGCTGCTGTCTTACCGCACCGGCCCCTACGCACCCAACGGCACGCCCTGGGCCAACGGCAAGCAGGACTATCTCAAGATGATCAATGCCCGCGACGGCGGCATCAACGGTGTCAAGCTCACATTTGAAGAGTGCGAAACCGGCTATGCCACGGACCGCGGCGTGGAATGCTACGAACGCCTCAAGAGCAAGCCCGGCGTGGCCCTGTTCGACCCGCAAGCCACCGGTATCACCTTTGCACTGACCGAAAAGGCCCCTGTGGACAAGATCCCGCTGATGACGCTGGGATATGGCCTGTCGGTGGCGCAGGACGGTATGGCCTTCAAGTGGAACTTCCCGTTGATGGGCAGCTACTGGACCGGCGCCGACATTCTGATCCAGCACATCGGCAAGGGCCTGGGCGGCATGGACAAGCTCAAGGGCAAGAAGATTGCGCTGGTGTACCACGACAGCCCGTTCGGCAAGGAACCCATCCCGCTGCTGCAGGAGCGCTCCAAGATGCACGGTTTTGAGCTGCAGATGCTGCCCGTGACGGCCCCCGGTGTGGAGCAAAAGGCCACCTGGCTGCAGGTGCGCCAGAGCCGACCCGACTATGTGCTGCTCTGGGGCTGGGGGGTGATGAATTCGACCGCCCTGAAGGAAGCGCAAGCCACTGGTTTCCCGCGCGAAAAAATGTACGGCGTGTGGTGGGCCGGTGCCGAGCCTGACGTGCGCGACGTGGGCGAAGGCGCCAAGGGCTACCACGCTCTGGCGCTGAACGGTTCGGGCACGCAGCCCAAGGTGATCCAGGACATTCTCAAAAACGTGCACGACAAGGGACAGGGCACAGGGCCCAAGGATGAGGTGGGTTCGGTGCTGTACACCCGGGGCGTGATCATCCAGATGCTGGGTGTGGAAGGTGTGCGCCGTGCGCAGGAGCGCTTTGGCAAGGGCAAGGTCATGACCGGTGAGCAAGTGCGCTGGGGCCTGGAGAACCTGGCCCTCGACCAGAAAAAGCTCGATGCCATGGGCTTTAACGGTGTGATGCGCCCGCTGTCCACGAGCTGTGCCGACCACATGGGCTCGACCTGGGCCCGTGTGCAGACCTGGGACGGCAAGAAGTGGGACATCGGCGCCGACTGGTACCAGGCCGATGAGCAGATTCTCAAGCCCATGGTCAAGGCAGGTTCTGAAAAGTACATGTCCGACAAGAAGCTGACACGCCGCGATACGGCCGATTGCCAGTCTTGATTCGGTTCATCCCCCTGAGGCGCTTTCGCGCCTTCCCCCTTCTCTCGAATCGCTGCGCGATTCGGGAAGGGGGACGCCACCGGCGCGGCGGGGCGGCCCTTGCGCGGTGGCCCTGGCCTGGGCCGTGTCCGCTCAACGGCTGATTACGTAGCGGTTGCCCTCGGGCAGCCGCCAATCGAAAGGGTTGCCAACTCAACCCTTTCGATTGGCAAAGCGAAGGCAACACAATGGACTCCAAAAACATCGTTCTGAACGTCAACGGCATCGAGGTCATCTACAACCACGTGATCCTTGTGCTCAAGGGTGTCTCGCTGCAGGTGCCCGAGGGCAGCATCGTGGCCATCCTGGGCGGCAATGGTGCCGGCAAGACCACCACGCTGCGCGCCATCTCGAACCTGCTCAAGGGTGAACGGGGAGAAGTCACCAAGGGCAACATCGATCTGCGCGGCGAACGCATCGAGAACCTCTCGCCGGCCGATCTGGTCAAGCGCGGCGTGGTGCAGGTGATGGAAGGGCGCCACTGCTTTGCCCACCTCACCATCGAGGAAAACCTTCTGACCGGCTCCTACACGCGCTCGAGCAAGGCGGAGATCGCTGCCAACCTGGAGAAGGTCTACAACTACTTCCCGCGCCTCAAGACACGCCGCACCTCTCAGGCGGCCTACACCTCGGGGGGCGAGCAGCAGATGTGCGCCATTGGCCGCGCCCTGATGACCAACCCCAGCATGGTGCTGCTGGATGAGCCCTCCATGGGCCTTGCGCCGCAGATCGTCGAAGAGGTGTTCAACATCGTCAAGGATCTGAACACCAAGGAAAAGGTCACCTTCCTGCTGGCCGAGCAGAACACCAACATGGCCCTGAAGTATTCCGACTATGGATACATCATGGAATCGGGCCGCATCGTGATGGACGGCGTCTCTTCCGACCTGGCCAACAACGAAGACGTCAAGGAGTTCTACCTGGGCGTCGGCGGCGGCGAGCGCAAGAGTTTCAAGGACGTCAAGAGCTACAAGCGCCGCAAGCGCTGGCTGGCCTAAAGCCATAGGGGCCCATGGGCTCTTCAACCACCAAAGGGCGGCCCGGCATCGATCGGATCGCCGTGTCCGCAGCTCCCGCACGAATTTGCACCGCACTGGAACTTCCATGACCTCTTTCTACGACGCGCTGGAAACGCGCACACCAGCCGAACGCGAAGCAGCCCACATGGCGGCGCTGCCTGTGCAGGTAGCCCATGCGCGCGCGCACTCGCCGGCCTTCGCCGCGATCCTGGCCGATGTGGATCCCACCTTGGTGACCAGCCGTGCCGCTCTGGCCCGCCTGCCGGTCACCCGCAAGCATGAGCTGCTCGAGCGCCAACAGGCAGAGCGCTCGCACAATGTGTTTGGGGGGTTTGCCACGGTCGGCTTTGGTGCTGCTATGCCGCGCGTCTTCGCGAGCCCCGGCCCCATTTATGAGCCCGAGGGAACCCGCCGCGATTACTGGCGCATGGCGCGGGCCTTGAATGCAGCCGGTTTTAAGGCGGGCGAACTCATCCACAACTGCTTTTCTTACCACTTCGTTCCCGCGGGTTCGATGATGGAAAGTGGCGCCCATGCCCTGGGCTGCACCGTTTTCCCCGGCGGCACGGGCCAGACCGAGCAGCAGGTGCAAGCCATGGCCGATTTGCGTCCTGCCGGTTATATCGGCACGCCCAGCTTCCTCAAGCTCATTGTCGAGAAGGCACTGGACATGCAGGTGCCGCTGCCCAGCATCACCAAGGCATTGCTCTCGGCCGAGGCCTTCCCGCCGTCGCTGCGCGACTGGTTTGCCGAGCGCGGCATCACCGGCTACCAGTGCTACGGCACCGCAGACCTGGGTCTGATTGCCTACGAAACAGCCGCGCGTGAAGGCCTGGTAATGGACGAAAACGTGATCGTTGAGATCGTACGACCCGGCACCGGCGACCCGGTGCCCGAGGGCGAGGTGGGCGAACTCGTCATCACCACACTGAACACCGACTACCCACTGATCCGCTTTGGCACGGGCGACCTCTCGGCCATCTTGCCCGGCACCTGCCCCACTGGTCGCACCAACACGCGCATCAAGGGCTGGATGGGCCGTGCCGACCAGACCACCAAAGTACGCGGCCTGTTCGTGCATCCGGGCCAGGTCGCCCTGATCACCAGCCGCTTCCCGCAGGTGTTGCGTGCACGCCTGGTGGTGCGCGGCGAAATGGCGAACGACCAGATGGTGCTGCAAGTGGAAACCACCGAAACCACTGGGGGCCTCGCACCCCGGCTGCAGGATGCCATCCGAGAAGTGACCAAGCTGCGGGGCGAGGTGGAACTGGTCGCCCCGGGCACCCTGCCCAACGACGGCAAGGTGATCGAGGACGCGCGCAGCTACCGCTGATACGGATTTTCCGGGCTACGCTCCCCAAACCACGTCCTGCCCCTCGGCAGCGCTGCGGCGCAGCATGTCGATAAAGGGCGCGGCCCGCTGGCGCAGCGTGACCGTATCCTGCTCCGCGTCACCGGATTCTGTCTCCTTGGCCTCGTCGGCCTGGGCCGCTTCGGCCCTGCGGCGTTCATCGGCTGCCACGGCGGCCTCCAGCGCCGCTATAGCCGAAGGAATCTGCGCGGCCGTCACGATGCCCTGGCGTGCTGGCTCCCTGCCCATGGCCTGCAGCAGGCGCCGCCCGTGCGGCTCCAGCAGGATCAGATCGGCCGTGGCGCGGGATTTGAATTTGTAGAGCATGGCACTTCCTTGGAATACATGTAGTCGCGGGTGAACGGGTACGCCGATTGTGCACCGGGCAAGGCGCCCGCCTGCGCTCCGCCGTCGGGCCGCGCCGCGAGGATCTGGTGCAGGGAGATCCAGCCGCGCTCGAAGCCCAGCGCACTGCCCGCCAGGTACAGGCGGTAGGCGCGCAGCGCCTGGGCGGCCTCCACGGGGCCGGCTTGCGCCTCCAGCACCTGCTGCGCTCGAGGCAGCACTGCCTCGAGCGCATCCGACCAGGCCCAGAGCGTGCGCGCGTAGTGGGGACGCAGGTTTTCAGTGTCCACCATCTCCAGGCCCGAGCGGGCCAGGTCGTGCAGCACCGTGCTCACGTGCAGCAACTCACCGCCCGGGAAGATGTACTCCTCGATGAAATCGCCCATGCCAGCGCCCAGCTCCGTGTTGTCCACTCCTGCGGCGGTGATGCCATGGTTCAGCAGCAGCCCGCCGGGCCGCAGCAGACCGTGCAGGGTACCGAAGTAGCGCGGCATCTGCGCCCGCCCGACATGCTCGAACATACCGACGGACGCAATCCGGTCGAACGGTTCGAGGTCCTCCATCTGGCGGAAGTCGCACAGCTGCATGCGCACACGCGATTGCAGGCCGCACTCGGCGATGCGGCGCTGCGCATGGGCGTGCTGATTGCGCGACAGCGTGATGCCGGTGGCATCGGCACCGTAATGCTCGGCCGCCCACAGCAGCAGCCCGCCCCAGCCCGCACCCACGTCGAGCAGGCGGTCCCCGGGGCGCAGCCGCAGCTTGCGGCAGATGTGGTCGAGCTTGGCCTCCTGCGCCTGCGCGAGCGTGAGGTCCGGCGTGCGGTAGTAGGCGCACGAGTACACACGCAGCGGATCAAGCCAGAGCGCGAAGAAATCGTCCGACAGGTCGTAGTGGAACCGCACATAGCGCGTATCGCGCACGACCGTGTGCACCACCAGGGACCGGGCCCGGGCCATGGCGCGCGTCCACCAGCCGGTGTGGTCGTGTGCAGGGTCGTGCACCACCAGCCCGGCGGCTGCGGCCATCAGTGCGCGCATACTGCCCTCCATCTCCACGCGGCCTTCCACGATGGCCGCGCCCACATCACCCACCTGCCCGCCCGCCAGGGCGGCGAGCGTCAGCCGGTCCGCGAAGCGCAGGCGGACATCGGCGTCCTGGCTGCCCAACCGCTGCCCGCCCGGCAGTTCGAGCGCCAGGCGGACTGGCAGACGGTGCAGCCGCTCTTCGAGGTTGTGCAGCAGATGTGGCATGGTCTGCCATTCTTGTCCCGCTGGCCGCCCACCGTCAACACGGCGGGCAGCCCTGGCACCGGGGCTACGCCCCCAGCGTGCCCGGACCCAGCCGCGCAGGTGGTGCCATGGGCCGGCCCCGCAACTCCGGCAAGGCGGGGACGAAAGTCCTCAGGAATGGGCCTTGCCGACCGACAGGCCCGCCCGCGTGCGCAGCAGCCACTGGCCAAGGGCGCCGCCATACAGGATGAAGGCCAGCGCCGCGCCGATCAGCGGTAGCGCCGCGAACACCCAGCCCGTGAGACGCTCGCCGCCCAGAGCCACGCCCACCAGCAGCGCCACGGCCGGGTTCACGAACGAATAGCTGCCCGCCACGGCGGCCGAGGTGTTTTGCAACAGCCACAGGTAGGCATTGAGCGCCACCAGCGTTCCCATGGCCAGCAGATAGACCCAGGCCATCCACGAGCGTGCGCTCACATGGGCGAGCTGCTGCACCGGCTCAAACCACAGCGCCACCACCAGCCCCATCGCACCGCCTACCAGCCACTGCGCCGCCGACGCCATGGCGGGTGGCGGGAGCGACAGCCTGCGCGACGCATACGAGCCGAGGCTCCAGCACAGCGGCGCGCCAAAAGCCAACAGCGCGCCCCAGCCGGAGGTTGAGAAATCGCCCTCCAGCGCCAGCAGCAATGCCCCCACCACGCCCAGCGCCAGCCCGGCCCAGCTGGTGGCAGGCACTTTTTCACCCCCCCAGTGCGTCCACAAAGCCAGCCACATGGGCATGGTGGTGACCACGGTGGCCATCAGGCCGGAACCGATGCCCATTTTTTGCGCAAAGCCAATGCAGTTCATGGCCAGGAAGACCATCAACCCACCCACCACGGCACTGCTGCGCCACTGCGCCCGCGTGGGCAGCGTATGTCCTTGTGCCAGGGCCACCAGCAGCATCACCCCCCCGGCACACAGGAAGCGCGCCGCATTCATCAGCAGCGGCGGCATGGTTTCTAGAGCAATGCCCATGGCAAAGTAAGTGGTTCCCCACACGACATAGACCAGCAGCAGCGCCACGGCCAAAGCCATACCCCGCCGGCTGGCGGCTTGCATATTGAAAATAGACGTCATATTCTCTGCTTTACCGAAAATTTGTTTGAAATTTTGTCAATTTCTGAATTTTTACCGAATACACCCCATGACGCAAGCAAATATTCAGATAGATGACGTTGACTCCAGAATTATTTCGGCCTTAGCGGCAGACGGCCGTCGTTCCTATGCCGACATTGGTGCCGAGGTGGGGCTATCCACCGCTGCCGTGCACGAGCGGGTGAAAAAAATGCTGGAAAAAGGCGTAATCCGCCGTTTTTCCATCAGCGTGGACCCGGACCGCGTAGGGCTGAACTTCACCGCCTTCGTGGCGATCCGCAACGATGGCGGCATCCACTGCCGCGACGTGGCACCGCGCCTGCTGGCCATGCCACAAGTGGAAGAGCTGCACAGCGTGGCAGGCGAATACGATTTTTTGGCCAAAATCCGCACCACCCATGCGCGTGCGCTCGAGGATGTGATCTACCAGATCAAGGCCATCCAGGGCGTGGCCCGCACGACCAGCACCGTCGTGCTGAACACCGAATTTGAAGACCGCCCGCTGGATCTGGGCTGGCTGGCCAAACCGACTGAACCATGAGCACCATCACCATCTACCACAACCCCCGCTGCAGCAATTCCCGCAGCGCGCTGGCCCTGATCCGCAGCCACGGCATCGAGCCCGAGGTCATCGAATACCTGCGCCACCCGCCCAGCCGTGAAACCTTGTTGGCCCTGGTGGCCGCCAGCGGCGGGCCAGTGATCGACCTGGTGCGCAGCAAGGAAGCCGCATTCACCGAACTGCACCTGGACCAGCCCGGCGTGACCGATGCCCAACTCATCGAAGCGATGCTACAGCACCCCGTACTGATCAACCGCCCCATCGTCGTCTCACCCCGGGGAACGCGGCTGTGCCGCCCGCCGGAGCAGGTGCTCGACCTCCTGCCGCCCGCCACCCCGGGCGCTTAAGCTGCCCTTCTAGAGCGTGACGCAGGACCGGCCATGACCGCCCACCCACAGCGCTGGGCCGTGGCATGCCTGGGAACCACCCAGACCCTGGCCTGGGCTTCGTCGTACTACCTGCCCGCCATGTTGGCGGCCCCCATGGCACGCGACCTGGGGGTCAGTACACCGACGGTCTTTGCAGCGTTCTCGCTGGCGCTCGTCGTCTCGGCGCTATTGGGCCCGCTGGCGGGCCACGCAATTGACCGGCATGGCGGCCGCCCGGTGCTGCTGGCTACCAACATGGTGTTTGCGCTGGCGCTGGCAGCCCTGGCGCTGGCACAGGGCCCCGTCACCCTGTTTGCAGCCTGGGCGCTGATGGGCATCGCCATGGCACACCCGCTGGGCGCCTTGCTGCTGGTCACGCTGGGCGGGCCTGCGGCGGCGGTTTTCACCGCGCTGCATGGCGCGGGCAATGGCATTCTGACCATTGCCAAGGGCACCCTGCCGCTGGCACTCTTTGGGCCTGCGGGCTATGGCATGCGCCAAGGCTGGCTCATGGCACCAGCGCGCGTGGCGCAGGCTTTTGCCCCACTGCTGTTTGGCCTGCTGCTCGACCGTGCAGGCGCTTCGGCCATCCTGCTGACCGGAGCGCTGGGGCTGACGGTGGTGCTGGCCCTGTGGGCGCTCAAGCGCTCGCCCCCTTGATTTTTACCGACCGATGCCCCTTTCACACCTTGCCCGTTTTTGCGTCTACAGGCCCCTCGCCTTTGCGGGGTTTTTCGTCCTGGCAGGCTGCGCGCATGGCGACAGTGCATTGGCGTACTACTGGCAGTCCGTGCGCGGCCATGTCCAGATCATGCAGGCCGCTCAGCCGCTGGAGGCCTGGATCGCGCGCGACGACCTGGCCCCGGCCCTGCGCGAGCGCCTGCGCCTGGCACAACGTGCCCGGGACTTTGCCGTGACGGAACTGGCCATGCCCGACAACGACAGCTACCGCCGCTACGCCGACCTGCAACGACCAGCCGCTGTCTGGAACGTGGTGGCGGCGCCGCCCTATGCGCTGCAGTTGCACACTTGGTGCTTTCCGGTGACGGGCTGCATTGGCTACCGGGGCTACTTCAGCGAAGCCGATGCCCAGGCCGAGGGCGCACGCCTGGCTGCGCAGGGGCTCGAGGTCGAGGTGTATGGCGTGCCTGCCTATTCCACCCTGGGTTACATGAACTGGGCCGGTGGCGACCCGCTGCTGAGCACCTTCATCGGCTGGCCCGAGGGCGACTTCGTGCGCCTGTTGTTCCACGAGCTGGCACACCAGGTGGTGTATGCCAGCGGCGACACGCTGTTCAACGAATCTTTTGCCACGGCTGTGGAGCGCCTGGGCAGCGCCCAATGGCTCGCCACACAGGCCACGCCCCAGGCCCGCGAGGCCTTTGCCGCCAGCCAAGCGCGGCGCAACCAGTTCCGCGCCCTGACGCGGACGACACGCGCACGTCTGCTCGAAATATACACATCAAATCAGTCTCAAACGCTTGATGAGAAAGCGCTATCAGCTATGAAAACAGAAGCGATGGATGCGTTCCGCAGGGACTATGCCGCACTGCGCAGCCACTGGCACGCCCCCCCTGCACAACAGGCCGGCTACGACCGATGGGTAGAGCACGCCAACAACGCCAGCTTTGCTGCGCAGGCCGCCTATGACGAATGGGTTCCAGCCTTCGAAGCGCTGTTTGAACAGTCGGGACGGCGCTGGCAACCGTTCTATGATGCAGTCAAAGAACTGACTGCATTGGCGCAGCCGGTGCGCGCCGAGCGTCTGCGTGCCCTGTTACCTGTCAACGCCAGCCCCCATTGAGGAGACGCAACATGTCCATGATCCACATCCACCGCCACCACCACCTGGGCATGCCCGAGGCCCGCAAAATCGCCTTCCTATGGGCCGAACAAGCCGAGGAAAAATTCGACATGGAATGCGCCTACGAAGAAGGCGACACCCAGGACACCGTGTATTTCACCCGTGCCGGCATCAAGGGCACCTTGCAGGTGCTGGGCGACCAGTTTGAGTTCAAGGCCGAGCTGGGTTTTCTGGTCAGCGCTTTCAAGGCCCGCATCGAGACCGAGATTGCCGAGCAGCTCGACACGCTGCTGCACCCGCCCAAGGTCGGCAAGAAAAAGAAACCAGCGGCGCCCAAGGCCTGAGGGCCGGGCAACACCCGCCTGTGCGCACGCAAAAAAGCCCTCGAAAGAGGGCTTTTTTGCGTGCGGCGATCCGCGCGTTGCGAGCGGTCAGCCGCCCTTTTTCGAGCGCTTGCCCGGGTTCTTTTTGCTGCGTGTGGCCACGCCGCGCTCCAGGCTCACGCGCTGGCCACGACCGCTGGTGGGCAGGCTCATGCCTGGCAGCGGCTTGGGCTGGGGGGTGAATTTACGGTCTGCTTCGGTAACGATCTTGTTGCCCATGGCGAAGTCTCTGTCAATGGTTGGAAAACCCATATTAGGCCATAGGCGCGGGGCAAGGCCTCCAAAGGCCCTGCCCGGGCCCTGGCCAGCGATCAGCTCAGTGACTGGATGAGGTCGATGTACTGCTGCTTGGCGGCGTCCAGTTCGGTGCCCTTGAGCTTGCTCCAGGCGTCCCACTTGGCACGGCCCACCATGTCGGAAAAACTGGGCTTCTTCTCGGTGTTGTCACCTGCGGTGCCTTGCTTGTACAGCGCATAGATGCTGAGCAGCGTGGCGTTGTCTGGGCGCTCGCTGAGGTTCTTGGATTGGGCTACGGCAGCTTCGAAAGCGGCGTTGAGATCAGCCATGGTCAGATGCTCCTGGGTTCAGGGGGTGGGAAAAAACGGGGGAGCCAACCCCCTGCAACGATGTATCTTACGGCTACGCTGCGGCCACAATGGCGAAAATCCATAGACGCCCGCCTCCAATGACAACCCTCAGGACCTTCCGCACATGGTGACCCGCATCCCTTCACGCGCCGCCGCAGGCACGCCCGCCGCCCCCACGGATCAGCCCAGCGCCAGCAACGTCGCACGCGACGCCGCCCTGGCCATGCAAAAAACCGTGCGCCGCGCCGCCAGCGGCATGCTGGGCCTGTCGGGCGAGCGCATGAGCAAAGTCGATACCGCCTGGCTGCGCATGGATTCGGACAGCAACCTGATGATGATCAACGGCGTGTGGACCGTCGCGCCCGGCATTTCGCTCCAGGCCCTGCAAGAGCGGGTGCAGCAGCGCCTGCTGCAGTACCCGCGCTTTCGCCAGCGCGTGGTCGAGGACGCCGCAGGCGCCACCTGGGTCGAGGACCAGCGCTTTGACATCGACGCCCACGTGCAGCGCATCACACTGCCCCGGCGCCGGGGGGGCAGCCAGCAGGCAGCGCTGCAAAATTTTGTGGGCGACCTGGCCATGAAACCGCTCGACCCCCGGCGCCCGCTGTGGCACTTTTATCTGGTGGAAGATTTCGTGGGCGACGATGGCCTGCCGGGCAGCGCCCTGGTGGTGCGCCTGCACCACTGCATTGCCGATGGCATTGCCCTCATCTCGGTCACCATGTCGCTGGTGGACGGGGGTACAGAGCCCCCCAAACGCCGCAAAAAGACCGCAGCCAACGCCGAGGCCTGGATTGCAGACACGCTGATCAAGCCCTTCACGGGCATGACCGTGAAAGCGCTCGACCTGGTGGGCGAGAGCGCCGCCAAATCGCTGCACATGCTGCTCGACCCCGAAAAGGCCGTGCAGCACGGCCTGGCCGGTTCGATGGACGCGGCCCGCCTGGGCTACCAGCTCCTCAGTGATGCGGCCGCACTGGCCCTCATGCCCGATGACTCCCCCACGCTGCTCAAGGGCATGCCCGGCAACGCCAAGCGCGTGGCCTGGTGCCCGCCGCTGCCGCTCGACGAGGTCAAGGCCATCGGCAAGGCGCTGAACTGTTCGGTCAACGACGTGTTGCTGTCCTGCGTGGCCGGCGCCATCGGCAGCTACCTGCGCCGCCACGGCGACGACACCGCGGGCAAAGAAATCCGCGCCATGATCCCGGTGA is part of the Simplicispira sp. 125 genome and encodes:
- a CDS encoding MFS transporter codes for the protein MTAHPQRWAVACLGTTQTLAWASSYYLPAMLAAPMARDLGVSTPTVFAAFSLALVVSALLGPLAGHAIDRHGGRPVLLATNMVFALALAALALAQGPVTLFAAWALMGIAMAHPLGALLLVTLGGPAAAVFTALHGAGNGILTIAKGTLPLALFGPAGYGMRQGWLMAPARVAQAFAPLLFGLLLDRAGASAILLTGALGLTVVLALWALKRSPP
- a CDS encoding aminopeptidase; amino-acid sequence: MPLSHLARFCVYRPLAFAGFFVLAGCAHGDSALAYYWQSVRGHVQIMQAAQPLEAWIARDDLAPALRERLRLAQRARDFAVTELAMPDNDSYRRYADLQRPAAVWNVVAAPPYALQLHTWCFPVTGCIGYRGYFSEADAQAEGARLAAQGLEVEVYGVPAYSTLGYMNWAGGDPLLSTFIGWPEGDFVRLLFHELAHQVVYASGDTLFNESFATAVERLGSAQWLATQATPQAREAFAASQARRNQFRALTRTTRARLLEIYTSNQSQTLDEKALSAMKTEAMDAFRRDYAALRSHWHAPPAQQAGYDRWVEHANNASFAAQAAYDEWVPAFEALFEQSGRRWQPFYDAVKELTALAQPVRAERLRALLPVNASPH
- a CDS encoding polyhydroxyalkanoic acid system family protein, encoding MSMIHIHRHHHLGMPEARKIAFLWAEQAEEKFDMECAYEEGDTQDTVYFTRAGIKGTLQVLGDQFEFKAELGFLVSAFKARIETEIAEQLDTLLHPPKVGKKKKPAAPKA
- a CDS encoding acyl-CoA-binding protein encodes the protein MADLNAAFEAAVAQSKNLSERPDNATLLSIYALYKQGTAGDNTEKKPSFSDMVGRAKWDAWSKLKGTELDAAKQQYIDLIQSLS
- a CDS encoding wax ester/triacylglycerol synthase family O-acyltransferase, with translation MVTRIPSRAAAGTPAAPTDQPSASNVARDAALAMQKTVRRAASGMLGLSGERMSKVDTAWLRMDSDSNLMMINGVWTVAPGISLQALQERVQQRLLQYPRFRQRVVEDAAGATWVEDQRFDIDAHVQRITLPRRRGGSQQAALQNFVGDLAMKPLDPRRPLWHFYLVEDFVGDDGLPGSALVVRLHHCIADGIALISVTMSLVDGGTEPPKRRKKTAANAEAWIADTLIKPFTGMTVKALDLVGESAAKSLHMLLDPEKAVQHGLAGSMDAARLGYQLLSDAAALALMPDDSPTLLKGMPGNAKRVAWCPPLPLDEVKAIGKALNCSVNDVLLSCVAGAIGSYLRRHGDDTAGKEIRAMIPVNLRPMEEAWKLGNHFGLVPLVLPIGITNPIERVYAVRSRMAALKGSTQPLLAFGLLAVAGLLIKPAQDALLGLFSRKTTAVMTNVPGPREPLALCGSRVTQCMFWVPQSGHVGLGVSILSYGGGVQFGVITDTQLCPEPQQIIDAFAPEFAALSTLTMMLPWGEEE